The Alnus glutinosa chromosome 10, dhAlnGlut1.1, whole genome shotgun sequence DNA window tgagtagagcatttcaaagtttatgatttatacATGAATACAGTTTgagatgaaaagaaaatttaaagtttaataaaatctacacatgactatagttatgaaaagggaaaaatacaaaaaagccccccaaactaccatcaattctccggatggcaccccaaactaccaaagcttggattCCGGCCCCCCAAATTACTTGATCCTTgtattttggccccatccgtcagaTTCGGCCGTCTAACTGGACGGAACCGAGTCACGTGCGAGTCACGTGactcatttttccaaaaaacccAAGTTTACCCCCTCCCCACGGACTGAAATTCCGAACATGGCTCTGTTGTCTTGtctttttttcccaaaattttcgCAATAtaggagagaggagaggaggtCACACGCACGGGTTAGGGCTCAGATACATCGCAGGTCCCAGATCGAACTTGCGGTAGCAGCTAGTGATCGAACTCGGCTTTCGGGTGTTTCCCGTCGTTCCAGCATCTGTTTTCTCCACCGCCGACAAAGCCAGACGAGCTCGGCTTACCAGCATCCGGTTGCTCCTCCGCTGACAAATCCAGCAACTGTATTTGCCCCAGATCCCATGTAAGCCATTCAATCTTGTTTTTGTTCTGTAAAAGTGGGTTTAACCGAATGAAATTTTGAGCAACCATGTGCTTAGTGGGTGCTTGATGAAATGcctaaatggttttttttttttttttttttttttttttttttttttttttttttttctgtttgttggcTTGAATTTATGTGCTTGAAAATGAAGGGGTAGTTAACTGAAATTTAGAGCAAACCATGTGCTTAAATGgtatattttgcaattttttttttttttttttgcttgaatttgtgAACTACCGAGTTGGTATATTTAGGCTTTGTggtatattggtttttttttttgttttttgtttttgcttgaatttgtgAACTACcgagttgaatttgaatttattaCTAAGTAATGATAGAGAGGGAGATGATGTAGAAATGTTTGTACCTATGAAGTCTATGAGGAGGCGGCCATCTGAGTCCCTTTCAGCTTGTTTATGAAAGAATCCCTCACCATATGGCGCGCGAATGGGGTCAAAAGCCGCTGATATGCCGCCAGTGTCCGAATTTGAGTCCCCAAAGTTGTAGATTGCTGGAAACTCACAAGGCGCTGAGCCTTTCAGCACCTCACCTCCCGCACCCAGAACACATAAAACCAAGAACCCACTTACCAATGCTCTCCTAAACTCCATTCTTAGTTCAGTCCAATTGTAGCTCATGCTAGACCACTCTCATTTATAGGGACCAATAACCAGAGGCCTGGCTTAGTTAAGGACAGGGTTTACTGTTATCCACCTACTTATCTTCTAGATATGGGACATAATGAAGCAGATATTCCTGAGCGTCACGTGCCCTCAGATTTTACCACTGACTTTACCTCTTTAATTTGTCATCTTTTAGCAGTTAAATTTGATCTGTTCAACAGGGTTGACCAACTTGTCCTTGCCCAACAAATGTTCAAACACTTCGAATACACTATGAACTACTCTGTTAAGTGCAGTAAAACATTCTTATTGCAAGCCATTTGTCGGTATGTTATAGAATTTTATTATGAGTGATATAAGATTTGATTGATTGTCATGTGCTTTCTAATGTAGGTACGCGTAAATGTCTACAACGAGTGACTTATCAAGTGGTCCGCCATTATGTAAATGTGGAGTACCTGCACGAGTGAGGTACTCTTGGACCTCGTCCAATCCTAGCAGGAAGTGGTACGGATGTATTAACTATAAGGTAATTTCTTTCTGAAAGtagctttgtgttatatttcaTCGTTAGTAGTTTatgcattttttgattttttattgcaGAAAGCCGGCGATTGTGATTATTTTGTTTGGGCTGATAATAAAATGACCGCATACGAGGAGGGATTAATGAAATATTTGAAAGGAATGGAGGAGAGAAGGCTTTCTGAGAAGGACAGAGTCGATGatttgattgataaaaaatgCAAGGAACATGCCGATAACCTACGTCGAGAGTTAGGGTTGGGCCAGAACAATGGCCAAAATAACGGGAAGATGTTTAGGGCTGCGTTGTTAGTTGGCATTTTGGTGTTAggcatttattttattaattatagcGGACCTAGAAGTACAAAGTTGATGTTAAACTGACAGTTGTGAAAAAAGTTCAATtgtatgttttcattttggatGTTATGCATGTATTTCACCAAGGGCTTCCACTGCATTTATAAACCAACCTCATCAATTTTTTCCCCATTAAATTTGCCTTAAAAATGCTCAATAACTTCATttctattaaaacaaaaactcaatcaTAGACTCTTTTGCAATATTCTGCCCACATCCTAATCCGAATAACTGTTACTTGaccaaaaatttcaatattgACCAAAAATCCACTTTCACAATTAATAATGTGTAATGTGTACACAACACCTGCTCAATGAAAAGTGCTCAATATCTATCTATCTTTACAACCCACCATAACATTCACCCAAGTCATAAAAACAACACCTGCTTGTCAAAGAGTTACTTACATCCAAACATTTAGGCATCATCCAAATCATCAAAACAACACCTACTTTTCATCAAATTAGGTTCAAATACATCCATCATCTAAGTCATCAACACAATTACATAATTATACATGTTTGTCTAATCAATTACATCCAAACATATCCTTCACATGTATCATCAAAACAACACTTGCTTGTCATCAAAACATTTCTACAATAACACATCCAAACACATCCATAAATTGTTTATCACCAACAAAACCACCCTAATATTTTTGCCATTccggcttcttcctctttctctgaTTGGCCTCAAGTACGCCAATTGCCTTCTCCAATGTTGGAATAATCTTTTGACCTCTAGTAACAGGCTTTGATGAAATTGGGTTGAATGGCTGAGAAGACACTATTGGCTGAGTAGACCCTCCTGGCTGAGAGTTCCCTAATGGTGTAGGGGGTCCATACAATCTGACAGTGTTGACAGTACCTTGAAActgtaaatttaaattaaataaaaaatgtgagttaaaaatttaaataaaattcaaaacttaGAGAACGAGTGTTTTGATTGCTCACAATAGTTGTTGGCTGTGACTGTGATGGTGTAGGGGGTCCATATAATCTAACTGTGTTGACATTACCATGAGACTGCAAAATGTTGTTAATTAGGTTATACCAAAACTGTCATAAAAAAACAACAGATATAAAAGAACGGTGGATTGAGGGCTTACAAAAGCATTAGTCTGAGGCTGAGGCTGTGACTGAGAATGCGGCTGTACTGACGAGGGTCCATACATCCTTACTGTGTTCACAGTTCCTTGAGACTGTAGAGACACAGTAAAAGTTTTGAacataatgtaatataaaagtaaaagttttgAACATAATGCAATATAAAAGTAAGAGTTCTATTATAGAAGAGTGCTCACAATAACATTGGCATGGGTCCGAGGCTGTTACTGTGAATGCGGTCCATACCCCCGGACCGTGTTGACGGTACTTGGAAACTGTCAAGACAATAAGTTAACAATAAGTTTAGGTGGGGttaacaataaataaacaacaaaattatGGGTGTTGCCAGTACTCACCCAAGCATTGGCATGAGGCGAAGGCTGCGGCTGATGCAGAGTATGTGGCTGTGGTTGTGGCTGTGGCTGTGGCTGTGTCTGACCAGTTCCTCTACCTCTACCTCTACCCCTACCCCTTCCCTTACCCCTTCCTCTAGATGATGATGCAACAGTGGTTTGTGGGGTGTGATGGACAATTGAGGGCTGCAAAATGTAATGTAAATGATAGAAAAGTTTTGACATGAAAAACTTATGACATGAAAAAGTTACCGGTTCAGAATCAACTGTAGAATGGTGATTCGGTTCAGTAGATTGCACCTAccacattaaaaaaacaaatgtcaaCATAATAATTAAGCATCTCATTGAATACCAAgaaataaaacccaaaactgTCAAAGGAATTTACCTCACTCCTACGAGGTCCTCTATAATTAACTGCTTCTATTCTTATGCGGGGACATGTTCTTAGGTTGTGTCCAGTACCCCTACATCTGGAACATCTCATAGTAACCCCATCCTTCCTTATCCTGTATTGATTTTTGGGCTCCTCTGGTCCTCTGGTCCTCACTACTCTCGGCCTTCCAGGTTGTATCCTAACCACTGGTGGGTCTACATGCACGCCATTTGTCTTAGTCCACTGTTCTTCACTAGGCATGGGATACACGACATGTTCATATGCCTTTTTCAGCATATCCACAGTATACCAATCAGAAACATAATCAACAGGGTCTGCACTATCTTTCCATATTGCACATATTGCGTGTGCACATGGGATTCCCGTCATGTCCCATTGTCTACACCCACATGTTCTTCTAACCAAGTTAACCACATGTTGTTTCTGTTTGTCTGTCACTTCAAAAAACCCATCCCCAGCATACACGCAATTGCAATGAGAAGCATCTTGTGAGAGTTCATCTAACCGTTCCAAAATTTTTGGACAAATCCTGCCATCCATTTTTGTGATGCCTTCTCGCTTTTTTTGGTATCTCTTCATCAATTTTATTCTCAACATTTCCATCAACGATATTATTGGTAGATCACGTTGTTTCACAATCCAAGCATTGAAACGTTCTGAGAGGTTGTTCACAACTAAATCGCACTTAGGGAAGGTACTGAACCAAGCCCTTGTCCACGTACTTGGGTCAATCTTGGACAGGTAATCATACGCATCCGGACTTATCCGCTTTAGTTCGTCCATTTGTATAGACCACTCAGCCTCTGTGTAAGCGGCAGCCGCGCTCCAGAGCTTCTCCTTCAATGCCAAACCTCTGTGACCTACATCTCTGTAGTTTGCATACAAATGTCTACAACAAATTCGATGCTCAGCACCGGGAGCCACCACTTCCAAACTTGGGACCAGACCCTGCGCAAAGTAAAATTAAGATGTCAGACATAACATTGATTGTatcataaaaaaagaattgaccAATTGATTACAGGAATATGTATGTTACTTTACCTTCTGAAGATCAGAAATAAATGTCCATCCCTCTGCGGGGGGGGCGCCAAGATCCGATAGCAAAGTCTCTAAAAACCAAGTCCAACTGTCTTTGACTTCTGCTTCTACCACTGCACAAGCCACTGGATACATCTGATTATTTGCATCCCTCGAAATGGCAGCCAAAAGTTGGCCCTTATGCGGACCTTTCAAGAAGCACCCATCCAACCCAATGATGGGCCTACAACCAGCAAGAAAACCGCTTTTCATGGCGGCTAAGGAGAAGTACAACCTTTGAAATTTTGCGGGCTTATCGGGTAATGGCCTCTCTATTTTCATCATTACGCAACTGCAAATATTTGTTCTCCTGATTGTCTCACAAAAGTCCCACAACTTCTTGTACTGGTCGTTCACACTGCCACGTATCTTGTCTTTTGCAAGTCTTCGAGCCCGATACAACCTATGCTCCTTCACATCTACACCCCATCTTTCTTTCACTGTCTCTACCATTGCCTTTACAGGCATGTTGGGTTGTGCTCTGAACTTCTCAATCAACTTATCTGCAATCCAAGATGATTTCAAAATAGAATTACTGTGTTTCCTCCTACATTTGTGTACGGACTGAACTGATCGAACTTCAAAGGATTCCTCATCCTTGCACTTGCGCCCATAAATCCTATATTTGCAACGCGTATCACTGCATACCACTATACATTTCGCAAGGTAATTCCTCCTAAACTTTACATCCTTCCCCATGTTTACATTAGTCTCTCTAACTGCATTTCTGAAAACCTGGATTGACGAAAATTTTTGACCCACCACAAACTCTGTGTTACCACCCATGTCAGCCATTTGAAACTCAGAAGGCTCTGTCACATGTCTCCTCTGACTCTGGGAGGTCACCCCATACTCATCATCACTTCTGGGAGATGTAAGAATGTTACTGCGTGGCATGTCTGAGTTTGCATCTTCATCATAATCAAATCCACTGTTAGTATGGTCGACTCCCCTACCTTCGTCTTCATCACCTTCCTCGTCACCCTCATCACTTTCATCGCTCTCTTCGCCCCCCTCCCCATAGATGGCCCAGgaacatcatcatgaacatcaTCATTATCCACAAACAGATCCGGTTCATTTAcctcttcccaatatggatcGTCACGCTCGATCCTAGAATACCCcctctcatcatcatcatcgtcatTATCATTATCATCTTCATCATTACCCTCATCAATGTCAGGTATGGACCCATTAAATGAGTTGATGTACAACTCAACAATTGGTAGACCCAAGTGGGCTTGAACCATTTCATTTACATCAAAGTTCGATGTGATTAATTTCAACCCATTTCGAAGAGTACACCCTGGCAGTAAGTAATAAATCAAGTCCCCGGATTTGTACCCATATCTTTTAGCAATATCCTCTACAACTGAAAATGACACCCTATCATGTGGAATGACATCCGTCTTGTACACATCAACATCTCCCCCAACATATGAATTCATGAACCTCCTATCTATATGACCTCCATAATGCACCTCAAATACGAACTCTCGTGTAGCCATCTTCAtaacaaaacataataaataaagaaacaagcaTATTGAATATCAAGTGAAAAGATGTGCACATGTGGGTGACAAGATATTTTTCAAACTATTCTAAATCAAACACAttgagttattattattttatttattatgatttttttttcctaagtcttttttccttttttttgttttttcccatgtgttcactgttttggtaaaaaaattaaaatcaggtATCCTAGACTAGATATCAGCCATTCAACCCAATTTCATAAAATGCAAGCAAACTTATTTTaaggaaaccaagagtgtgtgtACAGATTTTAAGGAACCAACAGTGTTCGTAAAAACATGCTCCATTTTCAATCACAAGCCCATAACAACTGACCAATTATTTTCGCATTTACAAAAGTCAATTTTCAATCAAGGGGACAGGAAAGTGTGGACAAGGGGATAGTGGACAGTGGACAACTGACCCACGGCTGTCTCTTAGGGGACCACTAAACCCTCAAAACAATTTTCTTAATTCAATTGGGaccaaataaaaaatgggaCCAGCTAAACAAACGAATCATATGCAAAAATGGTCGACTCCCAATATACAAACAAGAATCATAAAGTGTGGTAGGTCCAACAAGTCCAAATTTCGATCCTAGATtgcaataaacaaacaaatgcCCATCGTTTTCCATGAAATATAAATAAGGTGTCGGGTGTCGGCATTTAGGCAGTGGGTACTTACAAACAATATTCGGAAGAGATTTTCTCAGTTAATGAGTTAAAGGACCGAAGGCCACGTTCGGAATAGATTCGGCAAACACCCGTCTCCTCCCCTTCGACAGTGTCGACCAACTTAGGAATGCCGTGAGCAGCAGCGTGAGCAGTAGCGTGAGCGGCGTGAGCAGCGGCGTGAGCGGCGTGAGTGAGCTTGAGCAGCGTGAGAAATGAAGCAAACCCTAGGATTTGGGAATCTTGAATCCTATTTTTACTGAATGGCATAATCGTaataaaccatatttttatttctgatttTCTCAGTTAATAAGTTAAAGGACCGAAGGCCATGTTCGGAATTTCAGTCCGTGGGGAGGGGGTAAACTCgggttttttggaaaaatgagtCACGTGACTCGCACGTGACTCGGTTTCCGTCCAGTTAGACGGCCGAAtctgacggatggggccaaaatacAAGAGTCAAGTAATTTGGGGGGCCGGaatccaagctttggtagtttggggtgccatccagagaatcgatggtagtttggggggcttttttttatttttcccttatgAAAACATctcttacagttttaaaagTATAGTGTACAGTTATAGTATAGCCTACagaattacagaaaacgttcatgtgctgTAATTGTTTAACCCCTAGGCACTACTAGAGTCACGAT harbors:
- the LOC133879058 gene encoding uncharacterized protein LOC133879058 — translated: MPFSKNRIQDSQILGFASFLTLLKLTHAAHAAAHAAHATAHAAAHGIPKLVDTVEGEETGMATREFVFEVHYGGHIDRRFMNSYVGGDVDVYKTDVIPHDRVSFSVVEDIAKRYGYKSGDLIYYLLPGCTLRNGLKLITSNFDVNEMVQAHLGLPIVELYINSFNGSIPDIDEGNDEDDNDNDDDDDERGYSRIERDDPYWEEGGEESDESDEGDEEGDEDEGRGVDHTNSGFDYDEDANSDMPRSNILTSPRSDDEYGVTSQSQRRHVTEPSEFQMADMGGNTEFVVGQKFSSIQVFRNAVRETNVNMGKDVKFRRNYLAKCIVVCSDTRCKYRIYGRKCKDEESFEVRSVQSVHKCRRKHSNSILKSSWIADKLIEKFRAQPNMPVKAMVETVKERWGVDVKEHRLYRARRLAKDKIRGSVNDQYKKLWDFCETIRRTNICSCVMMKIERPLPDKPAKFQRLYFSLAAMKSGFLAGCRPIIGLDGCFLKGPHKGQLLAAISRDANNQMYPVACAVVEAEVKDSWTWFLETLLSDLGAPPAEGWTFISDLQKGLVPSLEVVAPGAEHRICCRHLYANYRDVGHRGLALKEKLWSAAAAYTEAEWSIQMDELKRISPDAYDYLSKIDPSTWTRAWFSTFPKCDLVVNNLSERFNAWIVKQRDLPIISLMEMLRIKLMKRYQKKREGITKMDGRICPKILERLDELSQDASHCNCVYAGDGFFEVTDKQKQHVVNLVRRTCGCRQWDMTGIPCAHAICAIWKDSADPVDYVSDWYTVDMLKKAYEHVVYPMPSEEQWTKTNGVHVDPPVVRIQPGRPRVVRTRGPEEPKNQYRIRKDGVTMRCSRCRGTGHNLRTCPRIRIEAVNYRGPRRSEVNSFDSFGFYFLVFNEMLNYYVDICFFNVVGAIY